AGTTGGCCATTGATCTGGAAGTGAATCCCAATACAGTTATGCGTACTTACTCATATTTACAGGAAAGCAACATAATCTACAATAAAAGAGGAATAGGCTATTTTGTTGGAGAAGATGCTCAAAAAATCATTCTGGATATGATGAAAAAAAGATTCAAAGACAATGAGCTACCTGAATTATTCAAAAAAATGACACTGTTGAAAATTGAGGTGAAGGAGTTGGAAAGCTA
This genomic window from Bacteroidota bacterium contains:
- a CDS encoding GntR family transcriptional regulator → MEFREKQAIYMQIADEFAVNILNNKWKADEKVPSIRQLAIDLEVNPNTVMRTYSYLQESNIIYNKRGIGYFVGEDAQKIILDMMKKRFKDNELPELFKKMTLLKIEVKELESYFEEWKKNRNN